In one window of Meiothermus sp. DNA:
- a CDS encoding fumarylacetoacetate hydrolase family protein, translated as MKRARFISKGRLLEGRLQNGMLVDHAGETHHPDEVVWQLPVQPGKVLALALNFAEHADEFGLKRPTEPALFWKPNTSLLPHKGTVIYPQGARFMHFECELAVIMGRKARRVKAKDAMDYVGGYTIANDLVVRDYVSNTFRPPIRGKGWDTFGPLGPYYVTADEVPNPHNVKMRAYVNGALRQETTTQGMLFSIPEVIEFISRFMTLEAGDVILTGTPKGISQVHPGDVMRMEIEGLGALENPIEWETEEAEPVLSEEGDRSLVL; from the coding sequence ATGAAGCGCGCACGTTTTATCTCCAAAGGCCGCCTCCTAGAGGGGCGTCTGCAGAACGGCATGCTTGTGGACCACGCCGGCGAAACCCACCACCCCGACGAGGTGGTGTGGCAGCTCCCCGTGCAGCCCGGTAAGGTGCTGGCCCTGGCCCTCAACTTTGCCGAACACGCCGACGAGTTTGGCCTCAAACGCCCGACCGAGCCGGCTCTGTTCTGGAAGCCCAATACCAGCCTGCTCCCTCACAAGGGCACGGTCATTTACCCCCAGGGCGCGCGCTTCATGCACTTCGAGTGCGAGCTGGCCGTAATTATGGGGCGCAAGGCCCGCCGGGTCAAAGCCAAAGACGCCATGGACTACGTGGGCGGCTATACCATCGCCAACGACCTGGTGGTGCGCGACTACGTCTCCAATACCTTCCGCCCGCCCATCCGGGGCAAGGGCTGGGACACCTTCGGGCCGCTGGGCCCCTACTACGTGACCGCCGACGAAGTGCCCAACCCCCACAACGTGAAAATGCGGGCCTATGTGAACGGCGCGCTGCGCCAGGAGACCACCACCCAGGGCATGCTTTTCTCCATCCCTGAGGTGATTGAGTTCATCAGCCGTTTCATGACCCTGGAAGCCGGGGACGTCATCCTGACCGGCACCCCCAAGGGCATCTCGCAGGTACATCCGGGCGATGTGATGCGGATGGAAATCGAGGGGTTGGGCGCCCTGGAAAACCCCATCGAGTGGGAAACCGAGGAAGCCGAGCCGGTTCTTTCTGAGGAAGGTGACAGGTCTTTGGTGCTATGA
- the hpaI gene encoding 2,4-dihydroxyhept-2-ene-1,7-dioic acid aldolase, translating into MVEFKGSIVPLVTPFKNGAIDEAALERLIERQIEAGSHALSVGGTTGEPGTLSVEERKYLIELALRFIRGRVPLLAGTGTLRLDETLEITRTAYRMGAQGALVITPYYIKPNQEGLYRFFGQVAQAVPQMPIVLYNIPGRAGIEIRVDTVARLQHDFKNIVGIKHSSKDVEYVSELLRRVGRDFKVYCGLEALTFPMMCVGAVGTIAATANWLPKETAQMCQLTLEGRYKEALELHYHGLEANEAIFWDTNPIPLKTVLSWMGLCEKEWREPLGPTTPEIEARLRRMAESYGLIPGKEGHPPVLPDPAGKQYV; encoded by the coding sequence ATGGTCGAGTTCAAAGGCAGCATCGTACCCCTGGTAACACCGTTCAAGAACGGTGCCATAGACGAAGCCGCCCTGGAGCGGCTCATCGAGCGGCAGATAGAGGCCGGTTCCCATGCCCTGAGCGTAGGCGGCACCACTGGCGAGCCCGGCACGCTGAGCGTGGAGGAGCGCAAGTACCTTATTGAGCTGGCGCTGCGCTTCATTCGGGGCCGCGTACCCCTCCTGGCCGGCACCGGCACCCTGCGGCTTGACGAAACCCTCGAGATCACCCGGACGGCCTACCGGATGGGCGCCCAGGGGGCCCTGGTCATCACGCCCTACTACATCAAGCCCAACCAGGAGGGGCTCTACCGCTTTTTTGGTCAGGTGGCCCAGGCGGTGCCGCAGATGCCCATTGTGCTCTACAACATTCCAGGCCGTGCGGGCATCGAAATCCGGGTGGACACGGTGGCCCGCTTGCAGCACGACTTCAAGAACATCGTGGGTATCAAGCATTCCTCCAAGGATGTCGAGTATGTTTCGGAGCTGTTGCGCCGGGTGGGGCGCGACTTCAAGGTGTACTGCGGCCTCGAGGCCCTGACCTTCCCCATGATGTGCGTGGGCGCGGTGGGCACCATCGCCGCCACGGCCAACTGGCTACCCAAAGAGACCGCCCAGATGTGCCAGCTCACCCTGGAAGGCCGGTACAAAGAGGCCCTCGAGCTTCACTACCACGGCCTCGAGGCCAACGAGGCCATCTTCTGGGACACCAACCCCATCCCCCTCAAAACGGTGCTTTCCTGGATGGGTTTGTGCGAAAAGGAATGGCGAGAACCCCTGGGCCCCACCACCCCAGAAATCGAGGCCCGCCTGCGCCGCATGGCCGAGTCCTATGGCCTGATTCCCGGCAAGGAGGGCCACCCCCCGGTGCTGCCCGACCCCGCAGGCAAACAGTACGTATGA
- the hpaR gene encoding homoprotocatechuate degradation operon regulator HpaR has translation MASVLPQDPSTRLLRDLTHSLPMALLRTREAVVQRFRVVLSRHGLTEQQWRILRALDGQEGLEISLLAEQCRILLPSMTGILKRMEQRGLVRRNANQADGRSILVSLTADSKALVERIKPEVVQVYAEIERILGKRKLEQLYALLEELESGLKGSGPG, from the coding sequence ATGGCTTCCGTCCTTCCCCAAGACCCCTCCACCCGACTCCTGCGCGACCTTACCCACTCGCTGCCCATGGCCCTTCTGCGCACCCGCGAGGCGGTGGTGCAGCGCTTCAGGGTGGTGCTCTCCCGGCACGGCCTGACCGAGCAGCAGTGGCGTATTCTGCGGGCGCTCGATGGGCAAGAGGGACTGGAAATATCCCTTCTGGCCGAGCAGTGCCGCATCCTTCTGCCCAGCATGACCGGCATTTTGAAGCGCATGGAACAGCGCGGTCTCGTGCGGCGCAATGCCAACCAGGCCGATGGCCGCAGCATTCTGGTGAGTCTCACAGCCGATTCGAAGGCCCTGGTGGAGCGGATCAAGCCCGAGGTGGTGCAGGTCTACGCCGAAATCGAGCGAATCCTGGGCAAGCGCAAGCTCGAGCAGCTTTACGCTCTATTGGAAGAGCTCGAGAGTGGGCTGAAGGGGTCTGGCCCGGGGTGA
- a CDS encoding GNAT family N-acetyltransferase has product MLEVYLRPLVMSDLPRVLEWSRDEAFCLANGWPVGLPGEQLQDWFVRLLNNPPVDLVRKGIVVTTPEHLEGYLVGFVDLRELNPLEKRARLRIAIGDETHRGQGVGFAAGLQMLGHGFSELGLERITAEVHSSNSRMLSLVEKLGFKREGVLRQHETRQGIKEDVHLFGLLREEFQPPHDDAWLEKLTSS; this is encoded by the coding sequence ATGTTGGAAGTGTATTTGCGTCCGCTGGTGATGAGTGACCTGCCCCGCGTGCTCGAGTGGAGTCGCGACGAAGCCTTTTGCCTGGCCAATGGCTGGCCGGTGGGGTTGCCTGGCGAGCAATTGCAGGACTGGTTCGTGCGCCTGCTCAACAACCCCCCCGTAGACCTCGTTCGCAAAGGAATTGTGGTCACCACCCCGGAGCACCTCGAGGGCTACCTGGTGGGGTTTGTGGACTTGCGCGAGCTTAATCCATTGGAAAAACGGGCCCGCCTGCGCATCGCGATTGGCGATGAGACCCACCGGGGTCAGGGGGTGGGGTTTGCCGCCGGTTTGCAGATGCTGGGGCATGGCTTTAGCGAACTGGGCCTGGAACGCATTACCGCCGAAGTCCACAGTTCCAACAGCCGGATGCTGAGCCTGGTGGAAAAACTGGGCTTCAAGCGAGAAGGGGTTTTGCGGCAGCACGAGACCCGGCAGGGCATTAAAGAGGATGTTCACTTGTTCGGTCTGTTGCGCGAAGAGTTCCAACCCCCCCACGACGACGCCTGGCTCGAGAAATTGACCTCCAGCTAA
- a CDS encoding ABC-F family ATP-binding cassette domain-containing protein: MPAARSGPGLAGPRVWLRLSQAEKAFGERILFQKADFWLESNERAVLVGPNGAGKSTLFQILCGRQPLDDGHRVQLPGMRVFYLPQDFRPASGTVYGLAHAITPLHRAELELERTPPEHTGEVWRQIRELSFWKGRVARTLADFGLDAHSDQSTEQLSGGEGVRLGLAMAFLSGAEVLLLDEPTTHLDLRMRLRLEEMLLAYPGAVGLISHDRALLNRVATTVYHLEAGRLFRVAGGYATYLGERERIRRTLEKARFEAEKERERLLQAIPDRRRPGTDRRKREKALLQTRAERIKVPDPPPPERRWSLELAAEGTPRLVLEARGLKKSYPQGEEQARTIIREATLRIFRGDRIALVGTNGAGKTTLLRLLLSRELPDEGERMLGYGVSAAYLDQLYHGLEPDRPLFAQFASRFGEARAAALLGRMGFRPPHWHDAPRSFSGGERARAGLALLGALRAGLLVMDEPTNHLELELLEALEKALVDYPGTLLFVSHDRALVRKVATRFWGLEEGVLVEYPSYAEAEAAMLGKPALRLNPYGETAPEAEPPPEERDLEQERMTFLAELDEPGLTQRSRQRLRADLLALEDALYRQYALEFFRPYPYRYRVQQEGLEVFAEEELGFWRFWSREEACGGEFSGGVLSLEGKPGPRLLRAVLQMAFELLSARVVRYGKQSFGQKGYLTRD; the protein is encoded by the coding sequence ATGCCGGCGGCCCGCAGCGGTCCTGGGTTGGCCGGGCCTCGAGTATGGCTGCGCTTGAGCCAGGCCGAGAAAGCCTTTGGCGAGCGCATCTTGTTCCAGAAAGCCGACTTTTGGTTGGAGTCAAACGAGCGGGCGGTGCTGGTTGGGCCGAACGGCGCCGGAAAAAGCACCCTCTTTCAGATCCTTTGTGGCCGCCAACCCCTGGACGATGGCCATCGGGTGCAGTTGCCCGGGATGCGGGTATTCTACTTGCCCCAGGATTTCCGCCCGGCATCCGGTACCGTCTACGGGCTGGCTCATGCCATTACCCCCCTGCACCGGGCCGAGCTAGAACTGGAGCGCACCCCGCCGGAACACACCGGCGAGGTGTGGCGTCAAATTCGCGAACTGTCTTTCTGGAAAGGCCGGGTAGCCCGTACCCTGGCCGACTTTGGCCTGGATGCACACAGCGACCAGAGCACGGAACAACTTTCCGGTGGCGAGGGGGTGCGCCTGGGATTGGCCATGGCGTTTTTATCGGGCGCTGAGGTTTTGCTTCTGGACGAACCCACCACCCACCTGGACCTGCGCATGCGGTTGCGCCTGGAGGAGATGCTGCTGGCCTACCCCGGCGCAGTGGGGCTTATTTCCCACGACCGGGCGCTTTTGAACCGGGTCGCCACCACGGTCTACCACCTGGAAGCTGGGCGTTTGTTCAGGGTAGCAGGAGGGTATGCCACCTACCTGGGAGAGCGTGAGCGCATCCGGCGAACCCTGGAGAAGGCTCGATTTGAAGCAGAAAAAGAACGCGAACGTTTGCTGCAGGCCATCCCAGACCGCAGACGACCTGGAACGGATCGGCGCAAGCGGGAGAAGGCCCTTTTACAAACCCGGGCCGAGCGGATTAAAGTGCCCGATCCGCCTCCCCCCGAGCGTCGCTGGAGCCTGGAGCTGGCCGCCGAGGGAACCCCAAGGCTGGTGCTGGAGGCCCGGGGACTAAAAAAATCGTATCCCCAGGGGGAAGAACAGGCTCGGACGATCATCCGCGAAGCCACCCTGCGCATTTTTCGGGGTGACCGGATCGCCCTGGTAGGGACCAACGGGGCTGGCAAGACCACCTTGCTGCGCTTGTTGCTTTCCAGAGAATTGCCCGACGAAGGTGAACGAATGCTGGGCTATGGGGTGAGCGCAGCCTACCTTGATCAGCTGTACCACGGTCTGGAACCCGACCGGCCCCTCTTTGCACAGTTCGCCTCGAGGTTTGGCGAGGCGCGGGCAGCGGCGCTTTTGGGCCGCATGGGCTTTCGCCCCCCGCACTGGCACGACGCCCCCCGTAGTTTTTCCGGTGGCGAGCGGGCCCGGGCGGGGCTGGCCTTGCTGGGCGCGCTGCGGGCAGGCTTGCTGGTGATGGACGAGCCTACCAACCATCTCGAGCTCGAGCTACTGGAAGCCCTGGAAAAGGCCCTGGTTGACTACCCCGGTACGTTGCTCTTTGTCTCGCACGACCGGGCGTTGGTCAGAAAGGTGGCCACCCGGTTCTGGGGGCTGGAGGAGGGTGTGCTGGTGGAATACCCCAGCTATGCCGAGGCCGAGGCGGCCATGCTGGGCAAGCCAGCCCTGCGGCTAAACCCCTATGGAGAAACCGCGCCAGAAGCAGAGCCACCCCCCGAAGAGCGCGACCTCGAGCAAGAACGCATGACCTTTCTGGCAGAACTCGACGAACCAGGCCTGACGCAGCGGAGCCGCCAGCGGCTGCGCGCCGATCTGCTGGCGCTGGAAGACGCTTTGTACCGCCAGTACGCCCTCGAGTTTTTTCGTCCTTACCCCTACCGCTACCGGGTGCAGCAGGAGGGACTGGAGGTGTTTGCGGAGGAAGAGCTGGGCTTCTGGCGCTTTTGGAGCCGCGAGGAGGCATGCGGCGGCGAGTTTTCTGGCGGCGTGCTGAGCCTGGAAGGAAAGCCTGGCCCAAGGCTACTGCGGGCCGTCCTGCAGATGGCTTTTGAACTCCTGAGTGCTAGGGTCGTGCGGTATGGCAAGCAGAGCTTTGGCCAAAAGGGCTACCTGACAAGAGATTGA
- a CDS encoding transposase, whose protein sequence is MWQVVEAIRKNGNGYSLAGVVFDNQFAGKAYLAKLYQHNIPFVARARLNQKVEHAGKQRSIRELGEHYPPGKARYYKRFGWYVKRIKITLADVGRLDMLLIWLPQPAGFKLMALFSTLDAGIQEVLAAWKARWDLERVHRLLKQNLGLSKCLSRSYAAQLKHADLAIEALHLIRQQKQLHPDLSWRTAQHNAAKTLKSQLLTVLPALSA, encoded by the coding sequence ATGTGGCAGGTAGTCGAGGCCATCCGCAAGAATGGTAATGGTTATAGCCTCGCAGGCGTGGTGTTCGACAACCAGTTTGCGGGTAAGGCTTACCTCGCCAAGCTCTACCAGCACAACATACCTTTCGTAGCTCGGGCCAGACTGAATCAAAAGGTCGAACATGCAGGAAAGCAACGATCTATCCGAGAACTGGGTGAGCACTATCCACCCGGTAAAGCCCGCTATTACAAGCGTTTTGGCTGGTATGTCAAACGCATCAAGATCACCTTGGCCGATGTGGGTCGACTGGATATGCTGCTGATTTGGCTACCCCAGCCAGCAGGTTTCAAGCTGATGGCCCTCTTCTCCACCCTGGATGCAGGCATTCAAGAAGTCCTTGCCGCCTGGAAAGCTCGTTGGGATCTGGAGCGGGTGCATCGCCTGCTCAAACAGAACCTGGGTTTATCCAAATGCCTCTCTCGTTCCTATGCTGCTCAACTCAAACATGCTGACCTTGCCATCGAGGCCCTACACCTTATTCGACAGCAAAAACAACTACATCCAGATCTTTCTTGGCGCACAGCACAGCACAATGCCGCAAAAACCCTCAAATCCCAGCTACTGACCGTACTCCCTGCCCTTTCAGCCTGA
- a CDS encoding SufE family protein, which translates to MTADERLAQLPPKLQSVVQMLGSAPKVIKTEMLLEFAKKMPPLPEGMQGKLEQVHECTTPFFVHAELQEGKVHLYFDAPKEAPTVRAFAGLLAEGLEGESPEAILRVPEDFYSLARLEEIITPLRLRGLQAVLMRIKRQVREAQ; encoded by the coding sequence ATGACTGCCGACGAACGACTGGCCCAGTTGCCCCCCAAACTCCAAAGCGTGGTGCAGATGCTGGGAAGTGCCCCCAAGGTCATCAAGACCGAGATGCTTTTAGAGTTTGCCAAGAAAATGCCCCCCTTGCCCGAGGGCATGCAAGGCAAGCTCGAGCAAGTCCACGAGTGCACCACGCCTTTCTTCGTGCATGCCGAACTCCAGGAGGGCAAGGTTCACCTCTACTTCGACGCCCCCAAGGAAGCCCCCACGGTGCGGGCCTTTGCCGGGCTACTGGCCGAAGGCCTGGAGGGCGAAAGCCCCGAGGCCATTCTCAGGGTACCGGAGGACTTTTACAGTCTGGCCCGGCTCGAGGAAATCATTACACCCTTGCGACTGCGTGGCTTGCAAGCCGTGCTCATGCGCATCAAGCGGCAGGTACGCGAGGCGCAGTGA
- a CDS encoding DUF1871 domain-containing protein, with amino-acid sequence MDNLVAQVQTYLQIYDPLGMGELAPLEALYGPVVSEIVEKLRAVQSSEEAAQAIHRVLYLTYGNQAGPVRNYADLGRDLFKLVHQGA; translated from the coding sequence ATGGATAACCTCGTGGCGCAGGTTCAAACCTATCTACAGATTTACGACCCCCTGGGTATGGGTGAGCTGGCCCCCCTTGAAGCGCTCTATGGGCCGGTGGTGAGCGAAATTGTGGAAAAGCTGCGGGCTGTTCAGAGCAGCGAAGAGGCCGCCCAGGCCATTCACCGGGTTTTGTACCTGACCTACGGCAACCAGGCCGGGCCCGTACGCAACTACGCCGACCTGGGCCGGGATTTGTTCAAGCTTGTGCATCAGGGCGCCTGA
- the rpoD gene encoding RNA polymerase sigma factor RpoD, which translates to MIEEAEELLQEDLALDADELEAPELEIADVDDLEAEPDLDMLVPPTPKAGKLAAVALVEEEIGEEVLEADLEDIEILEPDFELGTLPVEEAEEELEEDLPLPRISTSDPVRQYLHEIGQVPLLTLEEEIDLARRVEDGVAAAQRLAEETGLEAELIRHVLRSQVQGSSRVTNIPGTELRIDPDTVQAVDARLRALPREVKRYLHIARDGEICRQHLIEANLRLVVSIAKKYTGRGLSFLDLIQEGNQGLIRAVEKFEFKRRFKFSTYATWWIRQAINRAIADQARTIRIPVHMVETINKLTRTARQMQQELGREPAYEEIAEAMGPGWDAKKVEETFKIAQEPVSLETPIGDEKDSFYGDFIPDEHMASPVDSAAQSMLSEELEKALNKLSEREAMVLKLRKGLIDGREHTLEEVGAYFGVTRERIRQIENKALRKLKYHESRTRKLRDFLD; encoded by the coding sequence GTGATTGAGGAAGCCGAAGAACTTCTGCAAGAGGATCTGGCCCTGGATGCCGATGAACTCGAGGCCCCCGAGCTCGAAATCGCCGATGTGGACGACCTCGAGGCCGAGCCCGACCTCGATATGCTGGTGCCCCCCACGCCCAAGGCGGGCAAGCTGGCTGCGGTTGCATTGGTGGAGGAGGAAATTGGCGAAGAGGTACTTGAGGCCGATCTGGAAGACATCGAGATCCTCGAGCCCGACTTCGAGCTGGGCACCCTGCCGGTAGAGGAAGCCGAGGAGGAGCTCGAGGAAGACCTGCCCCTACCGCGCATCTCCACCTCCGACCCTGTCCGGCAATACCTGCATGAGATTGGCCAGGTGCCACTCCTGACCCTGGAGGAGGAGATTGACCTGGCTCGCCGCGTGGAGGATGGGGTAGCCGCGGCCCAGCGGCTGGCCGAGGAAACCGGCCTGGAGGCCGAGCTGATCCGCCACGTTCTGCGCAGCCAGGTGCAGGGCAGCAGCCGCGTTACCAATATCCCCGGTACCGAGCTGCGCATTGACCCCGACACCGTGCAGGCGGTCGATGCCCGCCTGCGGGCCTTGCCCCGCGAGGTCAAGCGCTACCTGCACATCGCCCGGGACGGCGAGATTTGCCGCCAGCACTTGATTGAGGCCAACCTGCGGCTGGTGGTCTCCATCGCCAAGAAGTACACCGGCCGGGGCCTTTCCTTCCTGGATTTGATCCAGGAAGGCAACCAGGGTCTCATCCGAGCAGTGGAGAAGTTCGAGTTTAAACGCCGCTTCAAGTTCTCCACCTACGCCACCTGGTGGATTCGGCAGGCCATCAACCGGGCCATCGCCGACCAGGCCCGCACCATCCGGATTCCGGTACACATGGTGGAGACCATCAACAAGCTGACCCGCACCGCCCGCCAGATGCAGCAGGAGCTGGGCCGCGAACCGGCCTACGAGGAAATTGCCGAGGCCATGGGGCCCGGCTGGGACGCCAAAAAGGTAGAAGAAACCTTCAAAATTGCCCAGGAGCCCGTGAGCCTGGAAACCCCCATCGGCGACGAGAAGGACAGCTTCTACGGCGATTTCATCCCCGACGAACACATGGCCTCGCCGGTGGACTCCGCCGCCCAGAGCATGCTTTCGGAGGAGCTCGAGAAGGCCCTAAATAAGCTCTCCGAGCGCGAGGCCATGGTCTTGAAGCTCCGCAAAGGCCTGATTGATGGGCGCGAGCACACCTTAGAAGAGGTGGGCGCCTACTTTGGGGTGACTCGCGAACGCATCCGCCAGATTGAAAACAAAGCCCTCCGCAAGCTCAAGTATCACGAAAGCCGCACCCGCAAGCTACGGGACTTCCTGGACTAA
- a CDS encoding methyltransferase → MTLEEYHSLHKTPVPGGYLYTKAGARGLADPAYELLAQHLEPHGQKALDLNPGIGLITYALQKHGLQVQAIETSRASLRCLEVSFGATVEVSRGLPWETESASTDLVALVLPANRGTRYVELSLLGAARALRMGGRLWIAGSRDKGFEHYFRLAQELLGFGLLVKRDGPLRVAVLEKEKPAPELPAVWQSFACDLQGQTLDFAYLPGVFSGGHIDPGSAMLLRELPDQPGHVLDIGGGYGALSRPLVGRALSLTLLEDDWPSVLSARQNLGEKATVLHSDVDEALTPGQTFTTIVTNPPFHVGGLVVLETAIAFIEAAYARLERGGKFYLVANRFLPYEPLLEARFATVRTLAVDSHKVLLAHKSD, encoded by the coding sequence ATGACCCTGGAGGAATACCATTCGCTGCACAAGACCCCCGTCCCCGGAGGGTATTTGTATACCAAAGCGGGGGCACGGGGGCTGGCCGATCCCGCCTACGAGCTACTGGCACAGCACTTAGAGCCCCACGGTCAGAAAGCCCTCGATTTGAACCCGGGTATCGGGCTAATCACCTATGCCCTCCAGAAACATGGGCTACAGGTTCAGGCCATCGAAACCTCGAGGGCCTCTTTACGCTGTCTGGAGGTCAGCTTTGGCGCCACGGTGGAGGTCAGCCGTGGGCTGCCCTGGGAAACCGAGTCCGCCTCGACAGATCTCGTGGCCCTGGTACTACCGGCCAATCGCGGAACACGGTACGTGGAACTATCGCTTTTAGGAGCGGCCAGAGCCTTGCGAATGGGAGGGCGGCTTTGGATAGCGGGCAGCAGGGACAAGGGCTTCGAGCACTATTTCAGGCTGGCTCAGGAACTGCTGGGCTTTGGCCTGCTGGTCAAACGAGACGGCCCCTTGCGGGTGGCGGTATTGGAAAAAGAAAAACCGGCCCCCGAACTGCCCGCTGTCTGGCAGTCCTTTGCCTGCGACCTTCAGGGCCAGACCCTGGATTTTGCCTATCTGCCTGGGGTTTTTTCCGGTGGGCATATAGACCCCGGTAGCGCCATGTTGCTGCGCGAGTTGCCCGACCAGCCAGGCCACGTACTGGACATCGGCGGGGGGTACGGCGCCCTGAGCCGCCCCCTGGTGGGCCGGGCCCTGAGCCTGACCCTCCTCGAGGACGACTGGCCCAGCGTGCTCTCGGCCCGGCAAAATTTGGGTGAAAAGGCCACCGTGTTGCATTCCGATGTGGATGAGGCCTTGACACCGGGCCAAACTTTCACTACTATTGTGACGAACCCCCCGTTCCACGTGGGGGGCCTTGTCGTGTTAGAAACCGCCATCGCATTCATTGAAGCCGCCTACGCCCGCCTGGAGAGGGGCGGGAAGTTTTATCTTGTGGCAAACCGTTTCCTCCCCTACGAGCCCCTGCTCGAGGCCCGCTTTGCCACCGTACGCACCCTGGCCGTGGATAGCCACAAAGTTCTGCTGGCCCATAAGTCGGATTGA
- the tsaB gene encoding tRNA (adenosine(37)-N6)-threonylcarbamoyltransferase complex dimerization subunit type 1 TsaB has product MLVLALDTATSYLVLGLPHAERAIRLGRRHAEVLWGELEAFLHQAGVGLGELEGIAVGRGPGSYTGLRVGIAAGLGLARGLGVPVTGVETLEATALRYQGRVTVAQTTRNGLCYAAGYRIVGAKLETLQAPHRSRLNELHPTGLFALDQPPSGKALVHLGIEALQAGRTLIEPLYL; this is encoded by the coding sequence GTGCTGGTACTCGCGCTGGATACTGCCACGTCTTATCTAGTTTTAGGCTTACCCCATGCCGAGCGAGCTATTCGTTTAGGGCGCCGCCACGCCGAGGTGCTGTGGGGGGAGCTCGAGGCTTTTTTGCACCAGGCCGGTGTGGGGCTAGGGGAGCTGGAAGGGATTGCCGTTGGGCGCGGGCCGGGCTCCTACACCGGGCTACGGGTGGGCATTGCGGCGGGGTTGGGGCTGGCCAGGGGTCTGGGGGTTCCGGTGACCGGAGTAGAAACCCTAGAAGCCACCGCCCTGCGCTACCAGGGACGCGTTACGGTGGCCCAGACCACGCGCAATGGGCTCTGCTATGCCGCTGGTTACCGGATTGTTGGGGCAAAATTGGAAACCCTGCAAGCACCCCACCGCAGCCGACTGAATGAGTTACACCCCACCGGGCTGTTTGCCCTCGATCAACCCCCCTCCGGCAAGGCCCTGGTCCACCTGGGCATCGAGGCCCTGCAGGCCGGGCGCACCCTGATTGAACCCCTATACCTATGA
- the proC gene encoding pyrroline-5-carboxylate reductase — MKLAIVGVGKMGKSILEGLLRAEMLGPSEIGILDTPERTQQVAQETGAIPLSLEDLRRCERILLSVQPKDIAALAPQVAHPNTGYISIMAGVSTAVLSRRLGTRRVVRCMPNLAATIGKSSTAITGPREAEEAGDLEFTRALFSTVGDVYELPERLFDAFTGMSASAPAYVAVVAEALADGGVKQGIPRAQALQLAADVLIATGELLRKKHPAVLKDEVSSPGGTTIHGLAALEARSVRAALIEAVEAATQRGHELGREE; from the coding sequence ATGAAATTGGCGATTGTGGGTGTGGGCAAGATGGGTAAAAGCATTCTGGAGGGCCTGCTGCGGGCCGAGATGCTGGGGCCCAGTGAGATCGGCATCCTCGATACCCCCGAGCGCACCCAGCAGGTGGCCCAGGAGACCGGAGCGATCCCCTTGAGCCTGGAAGATTTGCGCCGCTGCGAGCGGATTTTACTGAGCGTGCAGCCCAAGGACATCGCCGCCCTGGCTCCGCAGGTCGCCCATCCCAACACCGGCTACATCTCCATCATGGCGGGGGTGTCCACGGCGGTGCTTTCGCGTCGGCTGGGCACCCGTCGGGTGGTGCGCTGCATGCCCAATCTGGCCGCCACCATTGGCAAAAGCTCTACCGCCATCACCGGCCCCCGCGAGGCCGAGGAGGCGGGCGATCTGGAGTTCACGCGGGCCTTGTTTTCTACCGTTGGCGATGTCTATGAGCTACCCGAGCGTTTGTTCGATGCTTTTACCGGGATGTCGGCCTCGGCCCCGGCCTATGTGGCGGTGGTTGCGGAGGCCCTGGCCGATGGGGGAGTGAAGCAGGGCATTCCACGGGCCCAGGCCCTGCAACTGGCGGCCGATGTGCTTATCGCCACCGGTGAATTGCTCCGCAAGAAACACCCGGCGGTACTCAAGGATGAGGTCAGCAGCCCCGGCGGTACTACCATTCATGGCCTGGCCGCGCTCGAGGCCCGGAGCGTTCGGGCAGCCCTGATTGAGGCCGTGGAAGCTGCTACCCAACGGGGTCACGAGCTGGGAAGAGAAGAATAG
- a CDS encoding adenosine-specific kinase — MELQIVRVEKPQNLNVILGQSHFIKTVEDLHEALVTAVPGIQFGLAFCEASGKRLIRKSGTSAELVDLAVRNAEAIGAGHSFLIVLGEGYFPINVLHAIKACPEVVRIFAATANPLSVIVAEQDDQRGILGVLDGHKPLGVEADEDIQWRKDLLRRFGYKLG; from the coding sequence ATGGAACTTCAAATCGTCAGGGTCGAGAAACCGCAAAACCTGAACGTCATCCTGGGCCAGAGCCACTTCATCAAGACCGTTGAGGACTTGCATGAAGCCCTGGTGACGGCTGTGCCGGGTATCCAGTTTGGGCTGGCCTTCTGTGAGGCTTCCGGCAAGCGACTGATTCGCAAAAGCGGTACTTCGGCTGAACTGGTGGATTTGGCCGTCCGTAATGCAGAGGCCATAGGGGCTGGCCACTCCTTTTTGATCGTGCTGGGTGAAGGTTATTTTCCCATCAACGTTTTACACGCCATCAAGGCTTGTCCCGAGGTGGTGCGAATTTTTGCCGCAACCGCCAACCCCCTCTCGGTGATTGTGGCCGAACAGGACGACCAGCGCGGGATTTTGGGCGTTCTGGACGGACACAAGCCGCTGGGGGTCGAAGCAGATGAAGACATCCAGTGGCGCAAAGACCTTCTGCGACGCTTTGGCTACAAGCTGGGCTAA